A stretch of DNA from Thermococcus sp. Bubb.Bath:
CATTAGGATTGAGGAGGTGGAAGAGTGATACTCATAAAGATAGGTGGGAGCGTCTTCAGCGACAAGAGGGGGGAACCGGAGAACTTCGACTCCCCAACCGTGGGGAGGATAGTGAGGGAGATGGCGGAGTTCTATCCTGGCGAGGAATTCATCTTGGTTCACGGTGGAGGCAGCTTTGGACATCGCCATGCCGGTCAATATGCAATCCGAGAGGGGTTATCCGGAAACGCAGAGAGGGATGGAAGGAAAAAGATTGGCTTCTCTTTCACCCACCAGTCAATGCTCCGGGCCAACGCGGCTTTTATCGACATGTTTCTCTCCCAAGATCTGCCCGCGTTTTCAGTCTCAACTTCCTCCGTCTTCGTAACCGAGAAAGGGGAGGTGGTCTACGCCGACATGGAAATTCTAAGAAGGCTTTTGGATTTGGAGTTCATACCAGTCCTCTTTGGGGACGTCTCAGTTGATGTTGCCCAGGGGATAGACATCCTGTCCGGCGACCAGATAATGGCCTACCTTACCAAGATGCTGAGGCCGAAGAAGGCGATATTTCTCATGGACGTGGATGGCATCTACGACGGAGAACCCGGCGAAGGAACTCTTATCCATGAGCTCACCCGCGATGAAGTTCCCGCACTTCTGGAGAGACTTCACTGCACCGCCGCTGGGACGGATGTTACCGGGGGAATATGCAACAAGCTGAAGAAGGCCTATGAGATGGCCAACTACACTGAAGTCTGGTTCGTAAACGGGAGAGTCCCCGGAAGGCTGGCCGGAGCTATTATGGGGAACGGCTTTGGGACGAGGTTGAGGTGATGGAGATGTTCGCCGAGATTTTGACCATTGGCGATGAGATTTTAACTGGACACACCGTCGACAGCAACTCAGCTTTCATTGCCTCGAGGCTAACCGAAAGGGGTTACTGGGTGAGGAGGATAACCACCGTTGGGGACGACGTCGAGGAGATAAAGACCGCTGTTAGAGAGATACTCGCAAGGAAGCCTGAGGTTCTCGTCATCAGCGGTGGCCTTGGGCCAACTCATGACGACGTTACAATGTTAGCAGTTGCGGAAGCCCTTAACAGAAAGTTAATCCTGTGCGAGGGGTGCCTTGAGAAACTCAAGGCCTTCTACGAGAGGCTCCACCGCGAGGGTTACATAGACGACCCGAACCTCAACGAGGGGCGGAAGAAGATGGCCTACCTCCCAGAGGGAGCGGAGCCTTTGGAGAACACTGAGGGGGCTGCACCAGGGGCCTTCATCGAGCATGAGGGTGTTAAGGTATTCGTCCTTCCAGGAATGCCAAGGGAGATGAGGGCAATGCTCGAAAACGAGGTTCTTCCGAGGCTCGGAAGGAGAAAGTTCGTCCAGAGGAAGTTTTTAGCCGAGATAACCGACGAGAGCAAACTGGCCCCGATCCTTCAGGAAGCTTTGGAGAGATTTAATGTCAGAATCCATTCCTCTCCAAAGGGCTTTGGGAAATACATAGGCTTGATAATCTTTGCGGAGAGGGAGAAGGAAGTTGAAAGGACCGCAGCTTTTCTCCGGGAGCGCGGGATAGGCCTTGAGGAGGCGTGAGGATTCACCTTATTTCAATCTCCCCTTTCCTCATGCGGAAGGTGTGCCTTCCCTCCAGAGGTTCGAAGTCTCCAAGAGGGGACTTCCTCACGAACATGGTCTCTGAGGACTTTCCGGACTCCGAGTGGAACTCAAGGACGTACTGGCTGTAAAGGGATATCCATGAGGTGAACTTCTCAGAAACCCTATCCCTGTTGAGCAGGAAGAAGTTAACCGGCCGCTTCCTCTTCTCTTCCACCCTGGCCTTTTCCTTGAGGGCCATAAAGTGCTGGTAGAGACGTACGGTTTTTTCCTCCCCCAGCACCAGAGCTAGGCCATCCAGTGTTACGTCCAGTCCCAGCGGCCGTCTCTCCCCAATTTTCTCCTTCAGAATCTTTGGAGTAGAGGGAGATATACTTGGGGACGAAGGTCTGGGCGTCAATACTCTTATCCACGAGGACAAAGTCCTCCCCATAATCTACCCCATGAATGGAAGCGAAGATGTCTATAATGGCGAGATTCCTGTTTCCACCCTCAATAATGATGTCAAGTCCTATGGGTTTTAACTCGATGTTAAGGGCAGAGAAGGGAAACACCGTGTTCATTATGACGCCGAAATCCCCCAACTTGATCCGCTCCCTAAGAACGGCAAATGGGAGGAGCCACCCCATTGAATAGGTACTGTAAACCACGAGAACATTGCTGTCCGGTAGGAGTCCCCCTCCTAGTATCTCATCCAGTTTGGGGAACCCGGTACTCAAAGTTTTATCGTCAAAGGCCAGCCCCTCTCTTTCCATGCTTTCACCGTAGCATTTTTTGACCGTCTTCTATTTAAGGGTTACCAGTTGCATTGGGAGATAGAGGAAAAAGTTTTATACGATGCCGCTTAGAGACAGTGGGGAAACTCCACATGTGATAAAACTAAGGGGTGGAAGACATGGTGAAGATTCTTGCATCAAAGCTCAGGGACGTTGAACTTATTACCGACACCGGTGTGAGGCTCGGGTGGGTCTACGACCTCAGCTTCGATGAAGAAACCGGAGATCTCTTAGTTATAGTGGCTGAACCTGACGAAGACCTTGACACGAGCGAGTTCGTAACCGACCACGAAGGGCTTCTTCTGATACCGGTAAGTGCCGTCAGGAGCATAGGCGAGGTAATTATTATCGACTCCAACAAGCTGGCGGTCAAGTCAAAGCTCCGCGGTATAAGGCACCACTGACACGTCTAATACTTCAGTATCCCTCGAACAGCCTCTGGGCCAGGAAGCGGGGAAGTCCCGCCTCGACTATCTTCTCCGCCGCTTCTTCCACATCGTATTCTACCCTGTGGAACTTCACGTTGTTTGGTGGCTCTTTCTCCGTGTCTATGAAAGCGTAGGCCGCCCTCCAGTCCCCGTCCCTCGGCTGGCCCACGCCGCCGGGATTGATGATGCGCCGTTCTCTTACCAGCTTGAGCATCGGAATGTGGGTGTGGCCGACCAGGAGGTCGTCCTGCCATACGTAGCTCAGAACGGCTTTGAACTCACTCTCCGGGAGCCAGGGAAAGAGGTATTCATCCAGCGGGGCCCTTGGGGAGCCGTGAATGAGGAGGTAGCTCCTCCCGGTGTCGTCAGTGAAGAGTTGCCTAATCGGGAGCCGCCTCAGGAACTCAAGGTTCTCAATGCTCATGACCATCTGGTGCCATCTGACGGCTTCCCGTGCATATGGGTTGAAACCCCACTCTGCACCGAAGGCTACCGCGTTGTCGTGGTTGCCGCGGACGCAGAGAAACTCCCGTTTCTTCATCTGATCCCTCACGAACTCAACGACCTCATTTGGGGAGGCACCGTAGCCGACCAGGTCTCCCATGCAGAGTACCACGTCGGCGTTTTTCACCTCTCTCCAGACTGCTTGGAGGGCCTCCAGGTTGGAGTGGATATCGCTTATTAGGGCTATGAGCATGGGACCACCCAAGGATAAATAGGAGGAAGGCCTTAAATCACTTCAGGAACTTCCTCTCAACAGGCCGAGGCCAAAGAGCGTGAGGCCAGAAACCATCAGGACAAACCCGGAGTAGAGCTGGTAATCGGGAGAACCACTCCCCTCGCACTCCTTCTTGAGCTCATCGAAGTGCTCGGAGCAATATTCAAAGTCGAGATACTCTCGTGGATCACCGTAAACCGTCAGAGAATTTACTTCAAGGCCCTTCCTGAAGACAAGCCGCTGGAGATTCGCAGATTTCTTTTCCCTTTCCTCCCCCCGGATTTCAAGGGTTCCGTTGTGGTAAATGATGGTCAGGTTCCTCAGTGAACCGGTTTCGATAACCAGCGTGCCGTTTTTGATGTTAAAGGAAGCCCCAGTGGAGGAGTTTAGAACAACGGCAAACTTTGAGATGTCCAGGGAGTAATCGGAGGTGAAAACAAAACCCCCTCCTGAGGAGGCAAGCTCCGGAGTGCTGTTCAAGTTCGCGTCAAAGACTATCGACGAGGGAAGCATGCAGGCAAGGCCGCCACAGCTTGCTGGACTGTACGTCGCCGTTAGGACTGAACCCAAGAATAATAACAGAAACCCAAGGATGTAAACCATCCTCACATTCATAGTGCATCACAAACATTACGCCAGACGAAAATAAAAACCTTTGGGCAAAACATCCAGAAAAGAGAAAAGGAGACTCACTCCTTCTTCTGCTTCTTCTTCCAGTTGCTCCACTTGTAGAGGGCAGCGAGGGACTTAACGGCCCTCTCCGGCTCTGGATAGGCCGGGATCCCTTCCTCGTTGAGCATATCAATGGCTTCCTTGCTTTCAATGCCGCCGACAATAGCGACGACGAGCGGCTTCTTCCTTCCGCTCTCGTTGTACTCGCGGATGACTATCTTGGCGAGATCCCTCGGGTCGAGGACAGCGGTCTGGCAGTAGAGAACGGCAACGCTGTGGATGTTCGGGTTGCTCAAAGCTTCCCTGACCGCTCCCTCGTAGCTCTCGGCACCGGCCATACCAGTAAGGTCAACAGGGTTCTTGTAGCTTCCGAAGGGCGGCATGTAGTTGGAGAAGACCTTAAGGACGTTGAGGTTGTCGTAGAGATCCAGCCCGACTTCCTCGGCGGCGTCGGTTGCCATGACTCCTATCCCACCGCCGTTGGTGAGGATAACGAAGTTCTCACCTTGGGGCTCCGGGAGGTTGCTGAGAGTTCTCGCCCAGTCGAAGGCCTCACCGATGGTTAAAGCGCGGAGGACGCCGCTCTGCTTGAACGCTGCCTCGTATATCTTGTCAGCTCCTGCGAGTGAGCCGGTGTGAGAAGCGGCGGCCTTGGCACCGCGCTCGCTCCTTCCGGCCTTTATGATGATGATCGGCTTCTCCTTGCTGACCTTCTTTGCCGTCTCCATGAACTTCCTTCCGTCCTTGACGCCCTCCATGTAGATGAGAATTGCACCGGTGTTCTCGTCCTCCTCGAAGTACTCAAGCAAGTCTGCGTCGTCGATGTCGCTCTTGTTCCCTATGCTGACGACGGCTGAGAGGCCGACCTTCTCAAGGATGGTCCATCCCATGAGGGCTATACCGAGGGCTCCGCTCTGGCTGATGAGAGCGAGCTTGCCCGGCATGACGTCGGTCGGGCCGAAGGTGGCGTTGAGCTTGTCCGGAGTGTAGACGACGCCGAAGATGTTCGGGCCGAGGATTCTCATGCCGTACTTGTGGGCGGTCTCGACGAGCTGCTCTTCAACCTTCTTGCCCTCCGGGCCGAGTTCACCGAAGCCCGAAGTGATTATTGGGAGAACCTTGACGCCCTTCTTTCCGCAGTCTTCAACGACCCCCGGAACGAACTTGGCAGGGACGACGATGACGGCCATGTCAACCTCGTCCGGAACATCGAGAATGCTCTTGTAAGACTTGAACTTCCGCCCGTTTATCTCGATCTCAACGCCCTTAACGTTGACGGCGTAGATTTTCCCCTCGTAGCCGTACTCCACGAGGTTCTTCATAACAGCGTAGCCTATCTTGCCCGGTTTTTCTGAAGCGCCGATGACGGCGATGCTCTTCGGTCTAAACAGGGCAACTATGTTCTGGTCAACCATCTTTATCACCTCAGATGACATTTACGGGTTTACATCTGTAAAAGCGGTTAAAACCTTTCCCTTCTCATTTTGACGATGACAGAATCGACAGCCGTTAAAGGCAAAAAATGATTTAAACCAAAGGGGAGTATAAATTAGGGTGGTCTAATGGGAATAATCGAGAGGCCCAAAAAAGAACTGACTCCCCTCCAGACCGTGGCCCTGAAGTGGATGTCTTTCGCGTTTGACCTTGTTGTAATAGTACTCGCGCTCATTACAATGGCCTACGTCGCGTACATGCTCTACGACCTCGCCGCCATGATGTTCCACGGCCTCGAGGTGGAGGAAGCGCTTCACCAGTTCCTCCTCGTCATAATCCTCCTTGAGCTCTTTGAGCTGCTCTCCCTCTACATAAAGGAGCACCACGTAAGTATGCGCCGCGTGGCCGAGCTCGGTGTCGTAGCAATAGTTCGGAAATTGGTTATAACCGCAGACTACAATGCACTGGGCTGGCAGACCCTACTGGGCATGTCCGTCTTAATATTCGTCCTCGGCTGGATATACGTCCAAGAGAGAAAGAGAATCTCAGAGGAGGAGAAGTTCATGGTCGAGCACGGGATAGGCCGATGATGACCATTCCCCTCCCCGAACGATGAGGAGCAATCCGGTAGGCTGAGGCAAAGGCTAAATATTCCCTCGCCACATTTTCTTTAGGTGGTGGACAATGGGAGTACAGATAGGTGAGCTCGTACCGCGGAAGGAGATAGAAATCGAGAACCTCTATGGAAAAAAAGTTGCGATAGACGCTTTTAACGCCATGTACCAGTTCCTCTCGACGATTAGGCAACGTGATGGCACACCCCTTATGGACTCGCAGGGGAGGATAACCTCCCATCTGAGCGGCTTCTTCTACAGGACCATAAACCTCATGGAGGCAGGCGTAAAACCCACTTACGTCTTCGACGGCAAGCCGCCGGAGTTTAAGGGGAGGGAACTTCAGCGCAGGAGGGAGGTTAGAAACGAGGCAGAAGAGAAGTGGTACGAGGCCCTTGAAAAAGGGAATCTTGAGGAGGCCAAGAAGTACGCTATGAGGGCAACAAGGGTGAATGAAGGACTAATCGGAGACGCCAAGAAACTGCTGGAGCTCATGGGAATCCCCGTTGTGCAGGCCCCGAGCGAGGGCGAGGCCCAGGCGGCGTACATGGCGGCTAGAAAGAAGGCCTACGCCTCCGCCAGCCAAGACTACGATTCCCTTCTCTTCGGCGCGCCCAAGCTCGTGAGGAACCTCACTATAACGGGAAGGAGGAAGCTCCCTGGAAAGAACGTCTACGTCGAGGTCAGGCCAGAGCTGGTCGTTCTGGAGGAAGTGCTCAAAGAGCTGGGCATAGACAGGGAGAAGCTCATAGAGCTGGCGATTCTGGTTGGAACCGACTACAACCCGGGCGGGATAAAGGGAATCGGGCCGAAGAAGGCCCTGACAATAGTAAAACGTTCCAAAGATCCTCTCGCTAAGTACCAGAAAGAGAGCGAGGTCGATCTCTACGCCATAAAGGAGTTTTTCCTCAACCCGCCCGTAACGGACGACTACGAGCTTAGATGGAGCGAACCTGACGAGGAGGGAATTCTAAGGTTCCTCTGCGATGAGCACGACTTCAGCGAGGAAAGGGTAAAGAACGGACTGGAAAGGCTCAAAAAGGCGGTAAAAGCGGGAAAACAGAGGACTCTGGAGAGCTGGTTTGGGTGAGTGGCTAATCTCAGGTCATCGGAACCTTGAGGTTGAGCTTGTCCACGAGCTCTTTGTAGCGGTTCCTGACCGTGACCTCGGTGACGCGGGCCACTTCGGCCACCTCGCGCTGGGTTCTCTTTTCTCCTTCCATAAGCCCAGCTATGTAGAGCGCCGCCGCAACGAGGCCGGCCGGGCTCTTTCCACTCGTGAGGCCTCTGTTGTACGCCTCCTCAAGAAGCTCCGTAGCCTTTCTCCTCACTTTCTCGCTCAGCCCCAGCTCGTCGGCAAACTTGTTCACGTAGTCGGTGGGCTTAACGAAGAGCTTCTTGGGGGTTAAGTTGAGGTGCCGCGCTATGAAGCGGAAGCTTCTTCCTATCTCCTTCTTGTCGACGCGGGAGACATCGGCTATCTCGTCGAGCGTTCTGGGGATTTTGAGGAGCCTGCAGGCGGCGTAGACGCATGCCGCAATAACACTCTCAATTGAGCGACCCCTTATCAGGCCCTTCTTCACCGCCTCACGGTATAATCTGGCTGCCTCTTCCTCAACATGTCTGGGAAGGTGAAGGTTGCTCGCAAGCCTGTCAAGCTCGCTGAGGGCAAAGGCGAGGTTACGCTCCGCGGCGTCGCTCACCCTGAGACGGGACTGCCACTTCCTCAGACGGTACATCTTCTCCCTCATGAGACCGGTGAGGGAACGGTCGATTCCGATATCAGTAGAAAGACCCTTGTCGTGGAGGAGGATGCTCTCGGGGGCACCAACACGGGCCCTCTTTTCCCTCTGTCCCGCGTCAAAGGCCCTCCACTCAGGGCCTTCATCAATAACGTTCTCCTCAAGAACATAACCACATTTTGCACAGACAATTTCGCCCCTGCTGGGGTCGTAGATGAACTCAGTAGAGCCGCAGACAGGGCATACCCTTCGCTTATCCACTCCAACACCCCCACGGCCCGCCCTATCTGGGTGGCCTTTATAAACCTTCCTTTCCGGGCCCCTTCGGACCCCGGACGTATCGCAGGAGCCAGACTAAATCCTCCTTTCGGAAGGTTATTCTCTCCAGGACCCTCACGTCCTCATCCTCAAGGACGTTGGCGTATATCCAGAGGAACACGGGGTCGCTCTCGCTCCCCACGTGCAGGTTGCGGTAGAGGAGGTCAACGGTCCCGTCGCGATTGTTCTTAACCGAGACCGCCTTCCAGCTCTCCAGGCTTACCTCCCCTTTCTCGTCGAGGAGCTCTACGACGCGCCTGACTTCCATGTGGTCATCCACCCACTACCACTTGATACGGAACTCCTTCCTCGTCCTGGCGTCTATCTGGGCGAGTATCCTCTTGAGCTTCTCGTCGTCGATAGGCTCCCTGACCTGCCCGGCCTGATAAAGCTGCACCAGAACCAGCTCAACCTGTCTCGCGAGTTCGGGCTTTACAAGCTTGACCCTTCCAAGTCTCTCCCTCGCTTCCGGAGTTAGAATCCTTCTCATTATAGCGTCGAGCTGGGCCTCAAGCTCCATCTCCTGCTTCATTGCCTCCTCCTGAGCCTTCTGCTCTTCAAGGTACCTCTTCTGGAGTTCCATGAGCTTTTTCTTCCTAATCTCCTCTATGTCCTCGGCCATGCTCCCACCTCCGGTTTAAGCTATGAATTCCGGTTAAAAAGGTATTGGGGTTCAAAGGTAGATTAGACTGAGAAGTGCAAAATATTAATTTGGAAAGCAGAGGGGAGCTCAGTACTTCTTGAGCTCCGGAAGCTGCTCCTCAAGCTCCTTCTTGAGCTCGGTGGCTATCTTGTCGAGGAAGCTCCTTCCCTGCGGGGTGACTATCCTGCCCTCGCCCGGAACCTTCTGGACGAAGCCAGCGGCCTCAAGCTGCTGGAGGGCCTTCCTGATGATGCTTCCACCGGCCTTGTAGAAGTGCTCCGGGGCGTGGCCACGGTTCTTCCTGCCGCCGTACCAGGTCCTGAGCCTCTCTATCCCAACGGGCCCATCGACGTAGACCTTTCTGAGGAGGCTTGCCGCGCGGTAGTACCACCAGTCCTCCTGCTCGGGAATTCTCTCATTGTGCCTTCCGGTCTTGACGTAGAGCGCCCACTCGGGCGGCTTTATAGCTTCGACCTCTTTCAGGGCCTTCGCAGCCCTCTCAACGAGCAAATCACCGGGAACATCATAAACCGTCGCCACGTTCAATCCCTCCCTTTCTTAAACTTCTTTCTGAAGTTAACGATGTCGAGCTTGACCTTACGAACGGGCCTCTCCTCCCGTTTCTCCTTCGAAAGCTCCTTTCTCCGGAGCTTCCTTAAATACTTTTCCCAGCCTTCCCTCGGTTTGAACAATATAAACCTTTTGCCGCGCACGTCTATGAGCTCGCTGTCCGTGAGTTCAGCAACCCTCTCGGCGAGCGCCTTCCTGTCGAGCTCAGTGCTTATCAGAGCCCCTTTTCTTATCTCGACCTTCAGGATGCCATCCTTCTCAAGCTGGGCCTTTATCTCCTCAATGACCCCGTCATCGAGACCCTTCTTTCCCACCCATGCTCGCGGGGGAATATCGTAGTATCTCGCCCTTATTACCCTTCTCACCTTTCCAGGCAAATGGTTCTCCATATCTCTCACCTTTTGGCCACTGCGAGAAGGGCTTTAAAAACCTTGGCCTCTGAGACGCTCAACGAAAACCTTTTAGTCAGCGATATGATATGTCAACCGGGGGAAGGAATGAAGGTTCTGACCGTTCAAGGAGGTCGCTTTTTTAAAAGCAAGGTCAGTCATCTCGCTGGAGGGGTAATCAAAGACGTGAAGGTTCTGGATAGCTCGTTGGTATTCTCCGAACCAACCAAAGCCAAATACGGGATATTCAAGGTGTCAAGCTCCGTTATCATCGGCCCCAAGGTTGGAAACCGCTGGTTTGGGTATCACACCTCGGGCGGGCTTTTTAATACATCGAGGACTTTTCTACCGGAGGAAAAGTGTTGAATCCTCTGAACTACCTATCCTTCCAGCGAAGTATCGCTTAGAGCTCGATGTCCCTGGTTCTGGGCTGTTGGAACTCCCAGGATATAGATTGGAGAATGGCGTCGTCTTTCTTTTCATTATTCCGAGTTACCGATTCAATTTCCCGGCGGACTCTATTACACTGGGAGACCCTGAAAACTACGTCCAGCTGTCTATCAACCCATTCAAGGCAGTTTTGAGGGTGAAGTAAGCCTCAGCCTCAGAAAAGCCGAGAGCGTAGGTGTTAATGTAAAGGGAAGGGTTGTGGAAGATGTAATATTTCTTGGGGATGAACCCGGAAAGTTTTCCTACAACTTCATAAACGAACCGGTTCTCATTGTATCCCACGAGAAAATCTTAAGCCCGCAAGATCTCCAAAAGGCCCTCGGGTTAACATCCATCGTAAGCGGTCACGGAGGCTTTACTCTCAGGCTTTCGGTGGGAAGAAAGAAAAAGGGCGTGGAGTTCCTGGTGGAGTTGGCTCCCACAGCTTAGGCCATCGGGTGAGGCATACTTAAAAGGCCCAGCCGAAAACCGAGAGCGGTGGTGGAATGAAGGTCTATCATCTCTACTCCGGCGGCAAGGATTCGAGCCTGAGCGCGTGGATCTTGGAGAGAATGGGATACTCCGTTGAGCTCGTCACGGTGAACTTCGGTCTCCTTGACAGCTGGAAGTACGCGAAGGAAACCGCGGAAAGACTCGGCTTTGAGCACAGGGTTCTCTATCTGCCCCAGGATATCATTGAGAGGGCCGCTGAGATGGCAGTGAAAGACGGCCACCCTAACAACGCCATCCAGTTCATCCACGAGAAGGCCCTTGAGTCCCTGGCTTCCCTTCCCGAAGTCGAAAGGGTGAGTGACGGCACTAGGAGGGACGACCGGGTTCCGTTCCTCGACCTTTCGAAGGCCCGTTCCCTTGAGGATCGCTTCAACGTCGCCTACATAAGGCCTCTCCTCGGCCTCGGCTACAGGACCATAAGGGAGCTCGTTGATAAGCTGTTTATTGTTGAAATCCGGGAGAGCGAGGAGCTTGAGAAGAGCGACTACGAGGTAGAACTTAGACATCTGCTTGGGGAGACGGGTATCGACCCGCTCACGATTTTTCCAAAACGGCACTACCAGTCGAGGGTCGTGGGGTGGCGGGAGTGATAGACCTCGAAAAGATCGCCCATGAGATGATAAAGAACGGCACGTGGAAGCTTAACGAGGATACTTTTTATCAGGCCCTCAGGCTGAAAAGCGGGGTAACTGGGGTTGTAACATACAACGGAGACTTCCTCTTTCCAGAGACATGGAGCAGACGGGAAAGAAAAGAAGCGAGGGAGAATCTCTCCTTCATCCTCGGCCTTGATACCGACCTTGACTCATTCTATTCAGAGATAAGTGATTCGCCATTCTATTTCCTCGCGGAGGAGTTTAAGGGCCTAACTGTCCCCGCCGCATCCTCACCTTATCAAGCCCTCGTTGAGGTGATAGCACAGCAGCAGGTGAACTTTGACTTCGCGCAGAGAACGATAAGAAACCTCGTGGAGATGGCAGGCGAAAAAGTCGGGGAGGTTTACGCCTTCCCGGAGGCCGAGAAGATAGCTTCTCTTGACCTCAAAGAGCTTAAAAAGGCGAAGCTTGGCTACCGTGCAGGATACATAAAACACGTCACGGAGCTCTACCTGAAAGGCGAGCTGAAGCTTGACCTGTGGGAAATGGACGA
This window harbors:
- a CDS encoding isopentenyl phosphate kinase, with product MILIKIGGSVFSDKRGEPENFDSPTVGRIVREMAEFYPGEEFILVHGGGSFGHRHAGQYAIREGLSGNAERDGRKKIGFSFTHQSMLRANAAFIDMFLSQDLPAFSVSTSSVFVTEKGEVVYADMEILRRLLDLEFIPVLFGDVSVDVAQGIDILSGDQIMAYLTKMLRPKKAIFLMDVDGIYDGEPGEGTLIHELTRDEVPALLERLHCTAAGTDVTGGICNKLKKAYEMANYTEVWFVNGRVPGRLAGAIMGNGFGTRLR
- a CDS encoding molybdopterin-binding protein, whose product is MFAEILTIGDEILTGHTVDSNSAFIASRLTERGYWVRRITTVGDDVEEIKTAVREILARKPEVLVISGGLGPTHDDVTMLAVAEALNRKLILCEGCLEKLKAFYERLHREGYIDDPNLNEGRKKMAYLPEGAEPLENTEGAAPGAFIEHEGVKVFVLPGMPREMRAMLENEVLPRLGRRKFVQRKFLAEITDESKLAPILQEALERFNVRIHSSPKGFGKYIGLIIFAEREKEVERTAAFLRERGIGLEEA
- a CDS encoding PRC-barrel domain-containing protein — translated: MVKILASKLRDVELITDTGVRLGWVYDLSFDEETGDLLVIVAEPDEDLDTSEFVTDHEGLLLIPVSAVRSIGEVIIIDSNKLAVKSKLRGIRHH
- a CDS encoding metallophosphoesterase translates to MLIALISDIHSNLEALQAVWREVKNADVVLCMGDLVGYGASPNEVVEFVRDQMKKREFLCVRGNHDNAVAFGAEWGFNPYAREAVRWHQMVMSIENLEFLRRLPIRQLFTDDTGRSYLLIHGSPRAPLDEYLFPWLPESEFKAVLSYVWQDDLLVGHTHIPMLKLVRERRIINPGGVGQPRDGDWRAAYAFIDTEKEPPNNVKFHRVEYDVEEAAEKIVEAGLPRFLAQRLFEGY
- the acs gene encoding acetate--CoA ligase alpha subunit; this translates as MVDQNIVALFRPKSIAVIGASEKPGKIGYAVMKNLVEYGYEGKIYAVNVKGVEIEINGRKFKSYKSILDVPDEVDMAVIVVPAKFVPGVVEDCGKKGVKVLPIITSGFGELGPEGKKVEEQLVETAHKYGMRILGPNIFGVVYTPDKLNATFGPTDVMPGKLALISQSGALGIALMGWTILEKVGLSAVVSIGNKSDIDDADLLEYFEEDENTGAILIYMEGVKDGRKFMETAKKVSKEKPIIIIKAGRSERGAKAAASHTGSLAGADKIYEAAFKQSGVLRALTIGEAFDWARTLSNLPEPQGENFVILTNGGGIGVMATDAAEEVGLDLYDNLNVLKVFSNYMPPFGSYKNPVDLTGMAGAESYEGAVREALSNPNIHSVAVLYCQTAVLDPRDLAKIVIREYNESGRKKPLVVAIVGGIESKEAIDMLNEEGIPAYPEPERAVKSLAALYKWSNWKKKQKKE
- a CDS encoding phosphate-starvation-inducible PsiE family protein encodes the protein MGIIERPKKELTPLQTVALKWMSFAFDLVVIVLALITMAYVAYMLYDLAAMMFHGLEVEEALHQFLLVIILLELFELLSLYIKEHHVSMRRVAELGVVAIVRKLVITADYNALGWQTLLGMSVLIFVLGWIYVQERKRISEEEKFMVEHGIGR
- the fen gene encoding flap endonuclease-1, which produces MGVQIGELVPRKEIEIENLYGKKVAIDAFNAMYQFLSTIRQRDGTPLMDSQGRITSHLSGFFYRTINLMEAGVKPTYVFDGKPPEFKGRELQRRREVRNEAEEKWYEALEKGNLEEAKKYAMRATRVNEGLIGDAKKLLELMGIPVVQAPSEGEAQAAYMAARKKAYASASQDYDSLLFGAPKLVRNLTITGRRKLPGKNVYVEVRPELVVLEEVLKELGIDREKLIELAILVGTDYNPGGIKGIGPKKALTIVKRSKDPLAKYQKESEVDLYAIKEFFLNPPVTDDYELRWSEPDEEGILRFLCDEHDFSEERVKNGLERLKKAVKAGKQRTLESWFG
- a CDS encoding transcription initiation factor IIB, with translation MDKRRVCPVCGSTEFIYDPSRGEIVCAKCGYVLEENVIDEGPEWRAFDAGQREKRARVGAPESILLHDKGLSTDIGIDRSLTGLMREKMYRLRKWQSRLRVSDAAERNLAFALSELDRLASNLHLPRHVEEEAARLYREAVKKGLIRGRSIESVIAACVYAACRLLKIPRTLDEIADVSRVDKKEIGRSFRFIARHLNLTPKKLFVKPTDYVNKFADELGLSEKVRRKATELLEEAYNRGLTSGKSPAGLVAAALYIAGLMEGEKRTQREVAEVARVTEVTVRNRYKELVDKLNLKVPMT
- a CDS encoding DNA-binding protein, whose product is MAEDIEEIRKKKLMELQKRYLEEQKAQEEAMKQEMELEAQLDAIMRRILTPEARERLGRVKLVKPELARQVELVLVQLYQAGQVREPIDDEKLKRILAQIDARTRKEFRIKW
- a CDS encoding 30S ribosomal protein S19e, translating into MATVYDVPGDLLVERAAKALKEVEAIKPPEWALYVKTGRHNERIPEQEDWWYYRAASLLRKVYVDGPVGIERLRTWYGGRKNRGHAPEHFYKAGGSIIRKALQQLEAAGFVQKVPGEGRIVTPQGRSFLDKIATELKKELEEQLPELKKY
- a CDS encoding YhbY family RNA-binding protein translates to MENHLPGKVRRVIRARYYDIPPRAWVGKKGLDDGVIEEIKAQLEKDGILKVEIRKGALISTELDRKALAERVAELTDSELIDVRGKRFILFKPREGWEKYLRKLRRKELSKEKREERPVRKVKLDIVNFRKKFKKGRD
- a CDS encoding asparagine synthase-related protein, whose amino-acid sequence is MKVYHLYSGGKDSSLSAWILERMGYSVELVTVNFGLLDSWKYAKETAERLGFEHRVLYLPQDIIERAAEMAVKDGHPNNAIQFIHEKALESLASLPEVERVSDGTRRDDRVPFLDLSKARSLEDRFNVAYIRPLLGLGYRTIRELVDKLFIVEIRESEELEKSDYEVELRHLLGETGIDPLTIFPKRHYQSRVVGWRE
- a CDS encoding DNA-3-methyladenine glycosylase, whose translation is MIDLEKIAHEMIKNGTWKLNEDTFYQALRLKSGVTGVVTYNGDFLFPETWSRRERKEARENLSFILGLDTDLDSFYSEISDSPFYFLAEEFKGLTVPAASSPYQALVEVIAQQQVNFDFAQRTIRNLVEMAGEKVGEVYAFPEAEKIASLDLKELKKAKLGYRAGYIKHVTELYLKGELKLDLWEMDEKDAIKYLTTFRGIGKWTAELFLAYGLRKNTYPGGDLSLRRGVAKIFGKSVKGVSEQDVREVLEPYGKWKGLLAFYITCYDRKTELERKKNGR